From a region of the Methanothrix sp. genome:
- a CDS encoding glycosyltransferase family A protein, with amino-acid sequence MVGRAIRSVLEQAYEDFEFTVVDDGSRDRTEEVVRSFDDPRICHICHEQNRCRQNDR; translated from the coding sequence GTGGTGGGCCGGGCGATACGCAGCGTGCTTGAGCAGGCATACGAGGACTTCGAGTTCACCGTGGTTGACGACGGCTCCAGGGACAGGACCGAGGAGGTGGTCAGGAGTTTCGACGACCCGCGCATCTGCCACATCTGCCACGAGCAGAACCGCTGCCGGCAGAATGACCGATAG